DNA sequence from the Bufo bufo chromosome 3, aBufBuf1.1, whole genome shotgun sequence genome:
tttacccaaatttttttttttatcatggaaaagtagaacaataaattttgagaaaaatttatatatggatgtcgttttttgggcaaaattttacaactgaaaaaatcgttaaatttcgattaataacaaaaaaagtaaaaatgtcagcagcaatgaaataccaccaaatgaaagctctattagtaagaagaaaaggaggtaaaattcatttgggtggtaagttgcatgaccgagcaataaacggtgaaagtagtgtagtgcagaagtgtaaaaagtggcctggtcattaagggtgtttaaactaggggagctgaggtggttaagtacccCAGGGTATCCAGACTTTTTGCCAGGCTTATGTGGATGAGCAGAGctactctggtggccgggaccgccaGGTAGAAGTAGAGAGACATCGCCGCATCCAAGTAACCAGAACCCAGGAGCAGATGAGAAGAGCAGCAACCGTAACTGCTGCCATACCATTTGGACACTGTTCTAAATGTTGTAAATGCTGCAAAGAAATGAATGCTTGTAACACATTTTGCATTGTCGCATACTCGTGGGTATCCCAGTGGCCTTGGACTGGATTATAATTCCAGAGACTGAAATGATTCACACAAGATAGTATCCCCAGTGGGTGCAAAGTCTTATTTTGCAGTCTGAACCACAGAACTTTAGGGCCAATTTGACAGGAAGTTAAAGCGGTTTTCACACAAAGATTAATTCAGTTGTTTTTGGCAGTAGTGTATTTAAATGAGCCTAAAGTCACaaaatttgattatttttttttaattctcgcCAGTTAATCCCCTGCCACTCGTTTGCACcaagttttgtttctgtgtctgcAGCCGTGATGTGCCCTATACCCCATAGCGCACCATACATGACACATCATCGATGCAGCCTAGTAAACAAAGGCCGGCCCGTGGGGTGGACCAGTACTGTAGCGCTACCACAGGGTGTGATTAACTGGAGAGTatagcccttttttttttatagcacatTTCGTGGCTTTAGGCTACGGTCAGTCACCGATACCAGAAGAATGGGTTGTGCCGCAAGAAGAAAAACCCCTGAGAAGTCACACAAGATGGAATGGCAAAGGTATGCAGCTCGGCGGTTCATGATAATGTGACAGGTCCTCttcctaaggccgagttcacacgaacgtgtgtgatccgtggccgtattgcagcccgcaaattgcgggccgcaatacacggccacagttcagtGTGCattcccgcatcacggatgcggacccattcacttcaatgggtccgaaaaTCCGGAatagcggaacggccgcacggaacgggacccctcggaagcactacggagtgcttccgtgggattgcgtcccgtacttccgttccgcaaaaagatagaacatgtcctatctttttgcggaacgcggacccattaaagtgaataagtccgcgatccgatgcggctgacctagggccggcgatcgtgcattgcggcccgcagcacgggcacgggtcacacacgttcgtgtgaactcagccttatactcTGATGCTTCCCTTGCCTTGCGCTGCATCGTGCAGCACTCAGTCTGTTTGTGGTGAGCTGGTGACATACCAGGCCTCACATAAGTATGCAgagagcccagtgacatcaccagcacaAATGGAGTGTATAGCGCTGTTCTGGGCGGTTTTAGAGGCAGGTACTAGTGATACTCGCCTCTAAGACTGCACTATACACCGCCCATTTGTGCGGGTGACGTCACTACACTCCCTGCTAGGCAGAAGTCTCCACCTAGCATACTCATGAGAAGCCTGGTATGTCACCAGCTCACAACAAACAGACCTTGGGGTGCACAAGGCAAGGGGAGCATCTGAGCAAGGAAATGCTCCACTCCTACACAGTGAGGGGAGCTTTTATTGGAGTTCAgccctgaacccagacaacccctttaatgccaaaaTAATCAAATAGTTACAACTGTATCTGGGAAATTTCTGACTTTTGAATGTCTTTACATTTCCAAAAGCCATGCCAGTACAATTCAGTAAAATTGTGATTTCATCTTCTTGTCCTGTTGCTTATGACATATGTTTTGCCAAAGTCCCGAGCAGAAGTGGCAGCCAAAACATTAGAGAAGACCGGAGGGGTTTTAATTCATCCAAATCAGGACCCAGCCGTCATTGCAGGTCAAGGAACCATCGGACTTGAAATATTAGAACAGGTTATAACTTTATACTATCTCATTAGTTTGTTTCACGATTAAGGTCTTATTTTGTAATCTAAATTGTGTTAACTTACAGGTGCCAGGATTGGAGGCCTTGGTCGTACCCGTGGGAGGGGGTGGCATGGTGGCTGGAATAGCTGTTGCTGTTAAGGTGAGAAAATGAAATAAAGGACACCTGGAAAACTTAATACAATTGACACAGTATAAACCTCTAGTGGTGCTTCTTCAATGGTCACACAATCAAGGTGGTGAGTCTCTTATTTTGGGTATATGTTACATGAATACTGGGTGCCATCCTCCCTTGTTGCGATACAGGCTACTGCTCTGGCATGGTAACTGTCattcagatgctggatatcctcctgtggtaggtcATCCAAactctttcaacttggacctgtagTTCAGCCAAGATGGTTGTGGGCTACTGTGCATGGGAGATCCATCACCACATCAAGTTGCAAACATTCTCGATGGAGATGAGATCTGGTGATGGTGCTCCTGGATAGCCCAACGAGCACATGGTATAGGACCGGCAGTGTGTGGGGACGAGGCAGTTATCTTGTTGGAAACCCATGTCTCCTTACAGAGTTAAAAAAGGCAGTAGAACACATTCCACAATGGCCTGGACACACTGAAGGCTGATCAAGGTTTCCTCCACAAATACCAGAAGGGAACGGCCACAGTAGCTAATAGCGCCCCAGACCATAATACCTGGTATGGTTCCTGTGTGTcgctagaacagggatcagcaacctctggcactccagaacgttctggaactacaactcccagaatcctcctttcacttctgtgagaattacaaaaaaaagccaaataggtgtgcatgctgggaattgtagtttcacagtagctgaaggttgctgatccctgctctagactaatgcaccatttactttaatgggttgACATGCTATGCGGTGCAGTCCAGATAGCACAGAGACCGAAAAGACTGTTCTAAAGCAGGCTTTACTTAAAGCGGGTTGTATAGGGTTTTGAAAAACATAACTgctttcttaaaaaaataaaacagtgccTCACTGGTCCACAGGATGTTTCTGGTATTAAAGCTCCGGCCTATGTACTTCAATGGAGTTACATACCCGATACaacaagaaagcagccatgtttttctaattctgtacaacccctttaaattttcatAAGGCAGTATTCATGCTGGTAAATTTCTTGCGACTAAAAATCTGTTTCATTCatctgaatacattttttttttttacagtaagcaCATGGCTTTCTGCAAGCTTGTGCAGAAATTTCCACTACAAATGTGCAGTGTGATTATACCCTAACCATATCTTACAGTATTCCATATGACCTATAGAAGCTTCTAACAAAGGTGGCCAACAATGAACAGTTTGTAGCCACTTCAGCTGCAGAGTCAGACTGAATGTCATATACCTGGTAGTAGctttaaggggtattcccatcttgaacATTGGGGCacgtatcactaggatatgcctccaatgtctgCTAGGTGCGATTCCCCACCTATGATTGAGGGTGCATgtgcggccgccctccattcattcctatgggagtgccAAAAACAGCAGAGCggcgtgcttggctattttcagaagtcccatagaaatgaatgggaagcgcactgcattcacttctatggggcttttcGGCAGTccttagaaattaatggagggcacaTGCGtggtgcaccctccttcactttgtgggTTCCATTCTAACGATAGAAGTAAGACCCAAacgtatcagacattgggggccatatcctagcgctatgccctcaatgtccaagatgggacaaccccctttaatttTCCAATTGTCTTTAACAGGCAATAAAACCAGATGTAAAAATTTATGCAGCAGAACCTCTTAATGCAGACGACTGCTACCGTTCAAAGAAGAGCGGCGTTTTGACTCCCAATCTACAGCCTCCAATCACCATAGCTGATGGTGTGAAATCAAGCATTGGACCAAACACCTGGCCAATTATACGTGACCTGGTGGATGATGTGTTCACCGTCACAGAGGATGAAATTAAGGTACCAATTACACTATAGCTGCCGCTAAATTCATTAGAGGTTTGTAATCTGAATTTAAAGACTttgggggggtcatttatcaaactggtgtaaagtagaactgtcttagttgctcctagcaaccaatcagattccacctttcattttccaaaggagctgtgataaatgaaaggcggaatctgattggttgctataggcaactaagccagttctactttacaccagtttgagaaGTATCTCCCTTTGTATATTGTGCCTCGAGTTCATATTAGCTATGCTTCTCTCACACTCCCGTGTTTGGTCCATTTCCAGAGCATATCCTAGCAAAGATCTGTTAAAACCACATTTGATATATTTATCAATTCCAGTCCTTAAGTTCCAAGGACTTGCTTCTTTTTTTTCTGACACAACCAGACATAGCTCTGTAGACTGTAGTGTCCGGGCCTGGCTACTGCAGCTCAGTTCATTCACATGATCGTAAGGGCtccatgcccgtattgcggatccattgtcttgaatgggtctgcgatccgcaacaTACAGccaaaaataagacatgtcctatcttttgcggagtggAAGCATGGATTGCGTGCCATTCGCTTCTATGAGAGTTGGGAAAATAGCAGAGCGCACTTATTTGGCTATTTTtgtaagtcccatagaagtgaatggagagcacagtgCACACGCCTTCCCTTTGGGTCCCCATTTCTAGAGAGTTGTCAGGACCAgctcttatataacattggtggcttatcctagcgatatgctaccAAGGTCTCCGATGacaccccttttaaaaaaaactttaaaaaaagtcTGCCCTTTTTCTTGTGCAGAGACTCAATCCTATTGACCAATAGGAGGGCAGATCTGTTAAATGGAGTGTGCAAGGGGCAGTAAATGCGCTAAATTGTTCATACAAGTATGCTTTCCCAATGTCCTAGCAAAAATGGGGGCAGTTTGTTATCTTTGACAGTGCAAATTCAAGTGTGTACCCTAAAGGTACAGCCACAAACAGAACTGCAGCCCAAAACACAACAAGCCATagtgcagtgatggctaacctccggcactccagctgtggtgaaactacgactcccagcatgctccattcttttctatggatttctgagaacagccaagtgaGTGTACGtcttgggaattgtagttttaccataggagtgccggaggttagccatcacagctataGTGTAAGGAAAACCAGTAAAGTCAATGGATGTTAATCAAACACCACAAAGTTTCTCTTTAATTTCCAGCACTAAGTACCAGATGTTgacattagtattttttttttctttcattactCAGAGTGCTACACGGTTGGTGTGGGAAAGGATGAAACTTCTGATTGAGCCTACAGCAGGTCTGGGTCTGGCCGTCATTCTCTCTAGTCAATTCCAGGAGATAGGAAGAGATGTACAGAACATTGGTGTGGTGCTGTGCGGAGGCAACATGGACCTCGGCACCCTCCACTGAACAGCTGGAAGCCGCACACACCAGGGAACATTTGTCGTAGAGAATGACAATACATTTCGGTTCCTTCATTTTTATATAATTCACACATCTACAATGTCggaatacaaaataaataaatcccttTAAGGCACCAACAGGTAAAGAAGCAACAATTCTGAGGAATAGACTGCCCAAAGATTTATTCCATCTCTACTTCTGCCAGATCTATCTGAACCTCGCTCTTCACCCAGGTCACAGGGGGAGGCACGTATGGGTCATAGATCCATTTAGGATACACGCGTTTGTATAGGTTCATTAATACAGTGTCCTGGGACTTCAGCTGTCCATCAAAATGGCACTTCATGTGTCCATGAGTTCCTGGAAAGTGAAAGACAGGAGGAGGTTATGCAATATGGAAAAGAGCAACTAGAGTTTTTGTAGACATTTTGGTGGCTGTTAGACACTATTAggtttcttaggcctcatgcacacgaccgttgtgtgttttgcggtctgcaaatcgcagaTGACGTGCGTTCCGCAATGGCACGGACAgctattaatataactgcctattcttgtccggaatacagaacggagaaacggatgcgaacagcacacggagtgctgtccgcagctattgcagccccattaaagtgaataggtccacatccgagccaccaaaactgcgtctcggatgcggaccaaaacgaaggccgtttgcatgaggccttatccataTACAACAGTATTGGCTGGGCGAGATCCACAGCTGACGCCAACAGGCACAAGACAATTCATGCTTTATACcagagatgcccaacctgcggccctccagctgctgcaaaactacaactcccagaaagccctgatagctgtaggctgtccaggcatgatggAACTTGTAGTTTTGCTAAagctggagggcagcaggttAGGCATTCCTGCTTTATACAGAAGGAATAAACTGGATATCTAAGCAAGCCTATTACATAATACATAGTAATGTATAGCTATCGGTATACTAAAGAGATCACTCCCAACTATCTACGCTTTAGATTTATTCTCGTGGTTTTGGCAGCCATCCCTGCCCCTTCCATGTTGTCAGAATATACAATTCCTTCCTTCCAGCGACAAGTACAGTATTTTGTCACACAATGGAGCTCCTTTCCTTGGTGATCTGGAAGTGTATGTTCACACACTTGTGGCAGAAATTTCTTTGATTGCCCCATTCACATGAGATCTGTAGAAACAACTAGCATTCAGGGATCTCTGCAACAAAAATCAGCCATATGTGAATACACGCCTATAGGCCAGTTTCACAAACCAGGCGTCTGCATCAGTATGAAATAGAACCTGTACAGAGACGTATGACGAAGCTTTGCACCTACAAAGTACTAGTGCACACTGCTATGTGACAGTGAGCTAAACAGACACAATTACAACGAAAATGGCAAAAGATTTTTGTAAATTGTGCTGTTCTAGGCCATTCAAGCACTGGGTACCATGGGCAACAAATTTTACAATCTGCAAATAGGAAACCGTTCTGTGCATGAAATACATACCTAGGGGTTCCTTGATGTGTCCTCTACGACCCCACTTTGTACGCAGCTCCACTGGTTTAAACCACAACACATCCTCTGTAAAGAGAAAGCAACATTAGGAAACATCTGGGCACCTACAGCGGGTCAACAAGGCTTCTGTGAAAAATACCTTAACCCATGAGAAGCTAAACAGGAGACTAGTTTTGATAAACCCTTTACCAATTTTAGATAATAacaatactggcacttttttgtgcctgttaggctactttcacactagcgttcggggctccgcttgtgagctccgtttgaagtgtctcacaagcggccccgaacgcatccgtactgccctaatgcattctgagtggatgcggatccgctcagaatgcatcagtctggcagcgttcagcctccgttccgctcagcaagcggacacctgaacgctgcttgcagcgttcgggtgtccgcctggccgtgcagaggcaaacggatccgtccagacttacaatgcaagtcaatggggacggatccgtttgaagttgacacagtatggttcaattttcaaactgatccgtcccccattgactttcaatgtaaagtctggacggatccgtctgaactactttcacacttagaattttttttaaactataatgcagacggatccgttctgaacggatgcaaacgtctgcattataggagcggatccgtctgtgcagacacaagacggacccgctctgaacggtagtgtgaaagtagcctaacaaaaatTCAACTTCTAGAGCGCCATAGGCTTCTATGCAGCTCTAACTCTGATCAACAGTGGGAGCAAAAAGGCCTCCATATTCCGACCACCTGAAAATAGCTTTAAGCTCGTTACTAAAAGGGAGGAAAGGTTGTGTTCACAGCCTGTTACATACCTCGGTTAAAGAACATGTAGCGCACCACTGCAGTTTTTTTCATTATCTTAAATGGGTGACCACTCAACACCACCCTCTTGATAACAATCCTGTCCGGGTCCACACTCAGGAGAGAGCCAGTGGCAATCAGATCATGCATtcctacaataaaataaaaagaataataatattTGCTGTGCTGGTAGACAATACTGTAGGCTTTTGTGGGTTACATCAGTTACAAATCCAACCGCACTACCAAAGGGTTGTTCCAGGAGTACAATACAGGTGACCTTTCCTCAGTATAGGGCACCGGTATCTGATGAGGTGAGGGTCCAACTGCTTGAAGGAGCCGTGACACCCAGTGAGCACAGCAGCCTCttccttaagcctcatgcacacgtccgtgaaacacggaccgtgtgataccggcctggatttcttctgagtgcaggagcgcacggcgtcattggttgctatgaggccgtgcgcttcctgctgccgcagtacagtaatacactggtatgatctatagcaGTGCATTAGCGTattgcggcggcagcagcagcaggaagcgcacggcctcatagcaaccaatgacgccatgtgctcctgcactcagaagaaatccaggccggtatcacacggacgtgtgcatgaggctttaaccaTTGACATCACATTCATAGGTCATATGGCTTTGTGCTGCTTGGTCCCGTtcaaataccaagcatagccacaaTACGATCtaaggcgctgtgcttggtatgctgtaagGAGGCTGCACTGCCCCCAGGGCCTCTTCAAACAATTGATTTAGTAGGGGTGCTGGAAGGATATAgttcatcaatattgtactccaaGAAAACTTTTTTAAATATGCAGTTTCCTCATGGGTTCTaatatacctaaaattaacagttgagagcacatacagtcaggtctataaatattgggacattgacacaattctaaattttttggctctatacaccaccacaatggatttgaaatgaacaagatgtgctttacctgcagactgtcagctttaatttgagggtatgtacattcaaatcaggtgaacggtgtaggaattacaacacttggcatatgtgcctcccacttgttaagggaccaaaagtaatgggacagaataataatcataaaccaaactttcactttttaatacttggttgcaaattcttttgcagtcaattacagcctgaagtctggaacgcatagatatcaccagacgctgggtttcatccctggtgatgctctgccaggcctctactgcaactgtcttcagttcctgcttgttcttggggcattttaccttcagttttgtcttcagcaaatgaaatgcatgctcaatcggattcaagtcaggtgattgacttggccattgcataacattccacttctttcccttaaaaaactctttggttgcttttgcagtatgctttgggtcattgtccatctgcactgtgaagtgccgtccaatgagttctgaagcatttggctgaatatgagcagataatattgcctgaaacacttcagaattcatcctgctgcttttctcagcagtcacatcatcaataaataca
Encoded proteins:
- the SRR gene encoding serine racemase isoform X2; protein product: MGPPYCITLRAVQEAQRRIQGLVHTTPVMTCSSLDALSGRKLFFKCELLQKTGSFKIRGALNAVKSLPSDKCTAVVTHSSGNHGQALALAAQSMGIPAHVVVPTTAAACKKAAILRFGALIVDCEPTDQSRAEVAAKTLEKTGGVLIHPNQDPAVIAGQGTIGLEILEQVPGLEALVVPVGGGGMVAGIAVAVKAIKPDVKIYAAEPLNADDCYRSKKSGVLTPNLQPPITIADGVKSSIGPNTWPIIRDLVDDVFTVTEDEIKSATRLVWERMKLLIEPTAGLGLAVILSSQFQEIGRDVQNIGVVLCGGNMDLGTLH
- the SRR gene encoding serine racemase isoform X3; translation: MGPPYCITLRAVQEAQRRIQGLVHTTPVMTCSSLDALSGRKLFFKCELLQKTGSFKIRGALNAVKSLPSDKCTAVVTHSSGNHGQALALAAQSMGIPAHVVVPTTAAACKKAAILRFGALIVDCEPTDQVPGLEALVVPVGGGGMVAGIAVAVKAIKPDVKIYAAEPLNADDCYRSKKSGVLTPNLQPPITIADGVKSSIGPNTWPIIRDLVDDVFTVTEDEIKSATRLVWERMKLLIEPTAGLGLAVILSSQFQEIGRDVQNIGVVLCGGNMDLGTLH
- the SRR gene encoding serine racemase isoform X1 encodes the protein MGPPYCITLRAVQEAQRRIQGLVHTTPVMTCSSLDALSGRKLFFKCELLQKTGSFKIRGALNAVKSLPSDKCTAVVTHSSGNHGQALALAAQSMGIPAHVVVPTTAAACKKAAILRFGALIVDCEPTDQLMTYVLPKSRAEVAAKTLEKTGGVLIHPNQDPAVIAGQGTIGLEILEQVPGLEALVVPVGGGGMVAGIAVAVKAIKPDVKIYAAEPLNADDCYRSKKSGVLTPNLQPPITIADGVKSSIGPNTWPIIRDLVDDVFTVTEDEIKSATRLVWERMKLLIEPTAGLGLAVILSSQFQEIGRDVQNIGVVLCGGNMDLGTLH